The Streptomyces sp. NBC_01197 genome window below encodes:
- a CDS encoding M20/M25/M40 family metallo-hydrolase, with translation MARVGEHSAAAHAGALLPDAVARQDRYLADLAHLVSIDSGSYTPAGVNRVAAWTVRRLAAMGFETDRIAVTADSPGGPDSPHSPDSSGPESGDLVVGRLRGRLPVEQGGRRILLAGHMDTVFEEGTAAERPFAVDGGFARGPGASDDKGGLLAGLAAVELLVHRRMLDFAEIVFLATPDEETGSPASRSVTASLCAGIDYGLGLECARENGDLVIARKGVVDLLVTVTGRAAHAGIEPERGANAALAAAHLLIGCQRLNGRWSDVTVNVGIARAGSRINIVCPEAELHVEIRSPTAEGIRCAKEAVGAAAARLSVPGTTATVRQTYACPPMEDTARARAMLGQAREAAAELGIVLGAAATGGVGDANTIAGTGVPVLDGLGPVGGGDHSPDEWLDVTTVPARTALLGALIVALGDARPG, from the coding sequence ATGGCCCGGGTAGGGGAGCACAGCGCGGCGGCGCACGCCGGGGCGCTGCTGCCTGACGCTGTCGCCCGTCAGGACCGGTATCTGGCCGATCTGGCACACCTCGTGTCGATCGACTCAGGCTCCTACACCCCCGCAGGAGTCAACCGGGTCGCGGCCTGGACCGTCCGCCGGCTGGCGGCCATGGGATTCGAGACGGACCGGATAGCCGTAACCGCCGACAGCCCCGGCGGTCCCGACAGCCCGCACAGCCCGGACAGCTCCGGCCCGGAGTCCGGTGATCTGGTGGTGGGACGGCTGCGCGGCCGGCTGCCGGTGGAACAGGGCGGGCGGCGCATCCTGCTGGCCGGGCACATGGACACCGTCTTCGAGGAAGGAACGGCGGCCGAGCGGCCCTTCGCCGTGGACGGCGGATTCGCCCGCGGTCCCGGCGCCAGCGACGACAAGGGCGGTCTGCTGGCCGGTCTCGCCGCGGTCGAACTCCTGGTGCACCGGCGGATGCTGGATTTCGCGGAGATCGTCTTCCTCGCCACCCCCGACGAGGAGACCGGTTCCCCGGCCAGCCGTTCGGTGACAGCTTCGCTCTGCGCGGGCATCGACTACGGGCTGGGGCTGGAGTGCGCCCGGGAGAACGGCGACCTGGTCATCGCCCGAAAGGGGGTGGTGGACCTCCTCGTCACCGTCACGGGACGGGCGGCCCACGCCGGTATCGAACCGGAACGCGGCGCGAACGCGGCGCTGGCCGCCGCGCACCTCCTCATCGGCTGCCAGCGGCTGAACGGACGCTGGAGCGATGTCACCGTCAATGTGGGGATCGCCAGGGCGGGCAGCCGCATCAACATCGTCTGCCCCGAAGCCGAGTTGCACGTGGAGATACGGTCACCGACCGCCGAGGGCATCCGGTGCGCGAAGGAGGCGGTCGGGGCGGCCGCCGCCCGGCTTTCCGTGCCGGGCACCACCGCCACCGTGCGGCAGACGTACGCCTGCCCGCCGATGGAGGACACCGCGCGGGCCCGCGCCATGCTCGGACAGGCACGGGAGGCGGCAGCGGAACTGGGGATCGTCCTGGGAGCCGCTGCCACCGGCGGTGTCGGTGACGCCAACACCATCGCCGGCACCGGGGTGCCCGTCCTCGACGGTCTCGGCCCGGTCGGCGGCGGCGATCACAGCCCGGACGAGTGGCTCGACGTGACCACGGTGCCCGCGAGGACCGCCCTGCTGGGAGCCCTGATCGTGGCGCTCGGGGACGCACGCCCCGGCTGA
- a CDS encoding MurR/RpiR family transcriptional regulator: MSSLAEEIRHRLGDLSPAERKVARVLLAGYPSAGFETVATLAERAGVSAPTVIRFVNRLGYKGFPGFQAALRDELEERSASPLELYSTRGYGSGPLLPQPGDGPGEEVREQGGEQGTGDPEQDVFSGAVARTLRELPPHDLRAAVGLLSHPKHRVVLVGGRFTHLLAEYLALHLMQLRDDVVLLPDRDVERTAVLAGLGKQDVLVVFDYRRYEPDKSVIGEMARRRGSKIVLFTDAWLSPVTNVADVVLPSQVAAPSPYDSLVPTLATVETVVAGVLGQLGEAGRSHLAHSEAVARQAGLQPEGGS; this comes from the coding sequence ATGTCCTCACTTGCCGAAGAGATCCGGCACCGACTCGGCGACCTCAGTCCCGCCGAGCGCAAGGTGGCCCGGGTACTCCTCGCGGGCTACCCGTCGGCGGGCTTCGAGACGGTGGCCACACTCGCCGAACGGGCCGGGGTGAGCGCCCCCACCGTGATCCGCTTCGTCAACAGGCTCGGCTACAAGGGGTTCCCCGGCTTCCAGGCAGCGCTCCGCGACGAGCTGGAGGAACGCAGCGCATCGCCCCTTGAGCTGTACAGCACGCGCGGATACGGCAGCGGTCCGCTCCTCCCGCAGCCGGGCGACGGGCCCGGCGAGGAAGTGCGGGAACAGGGAGGCGAGCAGGGGACGGGCGACCCGGAGCAGGACGTATTCAGCGGCGCGGTGGCCCGTACTCTGCGCGAGCTGCCGCCGCACGACCTTCGGGCCGCGGTCGGGCTGCTCAGCCATCCCAAGCACCGTGTCGTCCTCGTCGGCGGCCGGTTCACGCATCTGCTGGCCGAGTATCTGGCTCTGCACCTGATGCAGCTGCGCGACGATGTGGTGCTCCTGCCCGACCGTGACGTGGAGCGGACCGCCGTACTCGCCGGACTCGGCAAGCAGGATGTCCTCGTCGTCTTCGACTACCGCCGCTATGAACCGGACAAGAGCGTCATCGGCGAGATGGCACGGAGGCGCGGCAGCAAGATCGTGCTCTTCACCGACGCCTGGCTCTCCCCGGTGACCAACGTCGCCGATGTCGTCCTGCCGAGCCAGGTGGCCGCCCCCTCCCCGTACGACAGCCTGGTGCCGACGCTGGCCACGGTGGAGACGGTCGTCGCCGGTGTGCTCGGACAGCTGGGTGAGGCGGGACGCAGCCATCTCGCGCACAGCGAGGCGGTGGCCCGGCAGGCAGGGCTCCAGCCGGAAGGCGGCAGTTGA
- a CDS encoding class I SAM-dependent methyltransferase, which translates to MASRVRAALSGLRRPFAPQGPTLRELTVQALSSIERGYDLLAPKFDQTPFRTPDRVLDAVGGALRPLGPFGAGLDVCCGTGAGARVLRSVCTERVTGVDFSAGMLTAARRAETGAAAPVAEWVRADARDLPFRSAFDLAVSFGAFGHFLPAERPGLFAGVHRALRPGGVFAFPIGAPQSFRDPLYWTLLGFDSVMRVRNLVWRPRFVMYYRTFPLGAVRDDLTRAGFSVELLPLEEFGRRPDGSPRCRLVVARRT; encoded by the coding sequence ATGGCTTCCCGCGTCAGGGCCGCGCTCTCGGGCCTGCGGCGGCCGTTCGCCCCGCAGGGCCCGACCCTCAGGGAGCTGACCGTGCAGGCGCTCTCCTCGATCGAGCGGGGTTACGACCTGCTGGCGCCGAAGTTCGACCAGACCCCGTTCCGTACGCCCGACCGCGTCCTGGACGCGGTCGGCGGAGCGCTGCGCCCGCTCGGTCCGTTCGGGGCGGGACTCGACGTCTGCTGCGGTACGGGAGCGGGCGCCCGGGTGCTGCGCTCCGTGTGCACGGAGCGCGTCACCGGGGTGGACTTCAGCGCCGGGATGCTGACCGCCGCCCGCCGGGCGGAGACGGGTGCGGCCGCCCCCGTGGCCGAGTGGGTACGGGCCGACGCCCGGGACCTGCCGTTCCGGAGCGCCTTCGACCTGGCCGTGAGTTTCGGCGCTTTCGGCCACTTCCTGCCCGCTGAACGCCCCGGCCTGTTCGCCGGGGTCCACCGGGCGCTGCGGCCCGGCGGAGTCTTCGCTTTCCCCATCGGCGCGCCGCAGTCCTTCCGCGACCCGCTGTACTGGACGCTGCTCGGCTTCGACTCGGTGATGCGGGTACGGAACCTGGTGTGGCGGCCGCGGTTCGTCATGTACTACCGGACGTTCCCGCTGGGCGCGGTGCGGGACGATCTGACCCGGGCCGGATTCTCGGTGGAGCTGCTGCCGCTGGAGGAATTCGGCCGTCGGCCGGACGGCAGCCCGCGCTGTCGCCTCGTCGTGGCCCGGCGGACGTGA
- the pgm gene encoding phosphoglucomutase (alpha-D-glucose-1,6-bisphosphate-dependent), with protein sequence MAHERAGQPARPEDLTDVARLVTSYYALHPDPEEPAQRVAFGTSGHRGSSFATAFNEDHIAATSQAICEYRARQGTDGPLFLGADTHALSEPARVTAVEVFAANGVTLLIDSADGYTPTPAVSHAILTYNRGRTSGLADGVVVTPSHNPPADGGFKYNPPSGGPAGSDATGWIQDRANEIIVAGLKDVRRLPYTRALTASTTGRYDFLGTYVSDLPSVVDLDAVRAAGLRIGADPLGGASVAYWGRIAEQHRIDLTVVNPLSDPTWRFMTLDWDGKIRMDCSSPYAMASLIERSGEYRIATGNDADADRHGIVTPDAGLMNPNHYLAAAISYLFTHREQWPAAAGVGKTLVSSGMIDRVAAGLGRELVEVPVGFKWFVDGLVDGSLGFGGEESAGASFLRRDGSVWTTDKDGIILALLASEILAVTGKTPSEHYTALTERFGAPAYARIDAPADRTEKAVLARLSPGQITADTLAGERVTAVLTEAPGNGAPIGGIKVTTENAWFAARPSGTEDVYKIYAESFLGAGHLGQVQEEAKAVVSAALAG encoded by the coding sequence ATGGCGCACGAACGAGCGGGGCAGCCGGCGCGACCGGAGGACCTCACCGATGTCGCCCGGCTGGTGACCTCGTACTACGCGCTGCACCCGGACCCCGAAGAGCCCGCCCAGCGGGTGGCGTTCGGCACCTCGGGACACCGCGGCTCGTCCTTCGCCACCGCGTTCAACGAGGACCACATCGCCGCCACCAGCCAGGCGATCTGCGAGTACCGCGCCCGGCAGGGGACCGACGGCCCGCTTTTCCTCGGCGCCGACACCCATGCGCTCTCCGAGCCGGCCAGGGTCACCGCCGTCGAGGTGTTCGCGGCCAACGGGGTGACCCTGCTCATCGACTCGGCCGACGGCTACACCCCGACCCCCGCCGTCTCGCACGCCATCCTCACGTACAACCGCGGCCGGACCTCGGGGCTCGCCGACGGCGTGGTGGTCACCCCCTCGCACAACCCGCCCGCCGACGGCGGGTTCAAGTACAACCCGCCGAGCGGCGGCCCGGCCGGATCCGACGCGACCGGCTGGATCCAGGACCGCGCCAACGAGATCATCGTCGCCGGCCTCAAGGACGTACGCCGGCTGCCGTACACCCGCGCGCTGACCGCCTCCACGACCGGGCGCTACGACTTCCTCGGTACGTATGTGAGCGACCTGCCGTCCGTGGTCGACCTGGACGCGGTGCGCGCCGCCGGTCTGCGCATCGGCGCCGATCCGCTGGGCGGTGCGTCCGTGGCGTACTGGGGCCGGATCGCCGAACAGCACCGGATCGACCTGACGGTGGTCAACCCGCTCTCCGACCCGACCTGGCGGTTCATGACCCTGGACTGGGACGGGAAGATCCGGATGGACTGCTCGTCGCCGTACGCGATGGCGTCCCTGATCGAGCGGTCCGGCGAATACCGGATCGCCACCGGCAACGACGCCGACGCCGACCGGCACGGCATCGTCACCCCGGACGCCGGGCTGATGAACCCCAACCACTATCTGGCCGCGGCGATTTCGTACCTGTTCACGCACCGCGAGCAGTGGCCCGCGGCTGCGGGCGTCGGCAAGACGCTGGTCTCATCGGGGATGATCGACCGGGTGGCGGCCGGTCTGGGCCGCGAACTGGTCGAAGTACCGGTCGGCTTCAAGTGGTTCGTGGACGGCCTGGTGGACGGCTCGCTGGGCTTCGGCGGCGAGGAGTCGGCGGGAGCCTCGTTCCTGCGCCGCGACGGGTCGGTGTGGACCACCGACAAGGACGGCATCATCCTGGCCCTGCTCGCTTCCGAGATCCTCGCGGTCACCGGGAAGACACCGTCCGAGCACTACACGGCGCTCACCGAGCGTTTCGGCGCGCCCGCCTACGCCAGGATCGACGCCCCTGCCGACCGTACGGAGAAGGCGGTGCTCGCCAGGCTCTCGCCCGGGCAGATCACCGCGGACACCCTGGCGGGGGAGCGGGTCACGGCGGTGCTCACCGAGGCGCCCGGCAACGGCGCGCCCATCGGCGGCATCAAGGTGACCACGGAGAACGCCTGGTTCGCGGCCCGGCCGTCGGGCACCGAGGACGTCTACAAGATCTATGCGGAGTCCTTCCTCGGGGCCGGCCATCTCGGCCAGGTCCAGGAGGAGGCGAAGGCCGTCGTCTCGGCGGCGCTCGCCGGCTGA
- the rho gene encoding transcription termination factor Rho: protein MTTTLEHPPVQQDLSVAASGVLDVTGRGHGLLRTHAGPGSRPSPDDAQVTADRIRHLGLRTGDFVEGTCPRPGAPVRVDRVNGRPTEALRGRRHFRDLTPLHPRERLRLETAGGAAATRLIDLIAPVGKGQRGLIVAPPRTGKTVLLQQLAAAIAANHPECRLMVVLLDERPEEVTDMRRSVRGDVLASTFDRPAKEHIALADLAVERAKRLVEQGEDVVILLDSLTRLCRAHNNAASSGGRTLSGGVDAAAVQGPKRLFGAARLAEEGGSLTILATALVDTGSRADDYFFEELKSTGNMELRLDRALADRRVFPAVDITASGTRREELLLAEGELTAVQGLRRALRSRDGQATLEALLDRIRHTPDNAAFLRRIHRTVPGA from the coding sequence ATGACCACCACACTCGAACACCCTCCTGTCCAGCAGGACCTGTCCGTCGCCGCCTCCGGCGTCCTCGATGTCACCGGCCGGGGGCACGGCCTGCTGCGCACTCACGCCGGGCCGGGCTCCCGCCCGTCGCCCGACGATGCCCAGGTGACAGCCGACCGGATTCGCCACCTCGGCCTGCGTACAGGCGACTTCGTCGAAGGGACCTGTCCGCGGCCAGGCGCCCCGGTCCGGGTCGACCGGGTCAACGGCCGCCCGACCGAGGCCCTTCGGGGCCGCCGGCACTTCCGCGACCTGACACCTCTGCACCCGCGTGAGCGGCTGCGCCTCGAAACGGCGGGCGGCGCCGCGGCGACCCGGCTCATCGATCTGATCGCCCCGGTCGGCAAGGGGCAGCGCGGCCTGATCGTCGCGCCGCCCAGGACCGGTAAGACCGTGCTTCTCCAGCAGCTCGCGGCTGCCATCGCGGCCAACCACCCGGAGTGCCGTCTGATGGTGGTACTGCTCGACGAACGCCCCGAGGAGGTCACCGACATGCGCCGCTCCGTACGGGGCGACGTCCTCGCGTCGACCTTCGACAGGCCGGCGAAGGAGCACATCGCACTCGCCGATCTCGCGGTGGAGCGTGCCAAGCGCCTGGTCGAACAAGGCGAGGACGTCGTCATCCTGCTCGACTCCCTGACCCGGCTCTGCCGGGCGCACAACAACGCGGCATCATCGGGCGGCCGGACGCTGTCGGGTGGTGTCGACGCCGCGGCCGTGCAGGGCCCCAAGCGGCTCTTCGGCGCCGCGCGCCTCGCCGAGGAGGGCGGCTCGCTGACCATCCTCGCGACCGCGCTGGTCGACACCGGCTCCCGCGCCGACGACTACTTCTTCGAGGAGCTGAAGAGCACCGGCAACATGGAGCTCCGGCTGGACCGCGCACTGGCCGACAGGCGCGTCTTCCCGGCCGTCGACATCACGGCTTCGGGCACCCGGCGCGAGGAACTGCTTCTGGCCGAGGGCGAGTTGACCGCCGTACAGGGACTGCGCCGGGCGCTGCGCTCACGGGACGGGCAGGCGACGCTTGAAGCGCTGCTGGACCGGATCCGGCACACGCCCGACAACGCCGCCTTCCTGCGCCGGATCCACCGCACGGTCCCCGGCGCCTGA
- a CDS encoding DUF5709 domain-containing protein produces the protein MGADDARGDDVYQPDGSEVTEDSGILDREDTLNGRASDPYDEGWSPPERPLGVDHAGTTQEEQHEGETLDQRLAEERPDPALLRAPAGDGIGDASDSDGEPLDDEVGDNRSGRLVAPDEGAHEEAEKDMLAEDVGVDGGAASAEEAAVHLVGDRTADDGRPRSR, from the coding sequence ATGGGAGCGGACGACGCCAGGGGTGACGACGTCTACCAGCCGGACGGCAGTGAAGTCACCGAGGACTCGGGCATTCTCGACCGCGAGGACACACTCAACGGCCGTGCCTCCGATCCGTACGACGAGGGCTGGTCCCCGCCGGAACGGCCACTGGGCGTCGACCACGCGGGAACCACCCAGGAGGAGCAGCACGAGGGCGAGACGCTGGACCAGCGCCTGGCCGAGGAGCGACCCGACCCGGCGCTGCTCCGCGCACCGGCCGGCGACGGCATCGGCGACGCGTCCGACAGCGATGGGGAGCCGCTGGACGACGAGGTCGGCGACAACCGGTCGGGACGGCTGGTCGCCCCGGACGAAGGGGCGCACGAGGAAGCCGAGAAGGACATGCTGGCGGAGGACGTGGGCGTCGACGGCGGCGCGGCCTCCGCCGAGGAGGCCGCGGTGCACCTCGTCGGTGACCGGACGGCCGACGACGGCCGGCCCCGGAGCCGGTAG
- a CDS encoding baeRF3 domain-containing protein: METNALTPAVLQILRKKQPHPVVSVSMPTHRRETDNAQDAVRLRNLVTEAGRRIDSWTNGGEPLPREVRAGLRAQLDRAHTDVDLRYSQDGLVIFASADTYQTWVLPREVPERVVISDSYLTRNLVAARARATPYWVLVVAATRATLWDGSQGRLREHTGNSFPVTPEELQTDPQREERIGDVASTFQDEETRRYLRDVDSALAAVLAATPRPLFVVGLAPALSLLEDVGTATRHASAKILTGGLVNGPAPELYRELEPSLREFRERTAARTADRLVAARGRRTFAAGLDEVWESVREGRVALLAVEENFQRTVRVKEGHLIPVDPPGPATPSPDGEAVREDIVDELVELALDTGAEVVFVADGTLADHDRIAADLRY; this comes from the coding sequence ATGGAAACCAACGCTCTGACGCCTGCGGTCCTGCAGATCCTGCGCAAGAAGCAGCCCCATCCGGTGGTGTCCGTGAGTATGCCGACGCACCGGCGCGAGACGGACAACGCCCAGGACGCGGTGCGGCTGCGCAATCTTGTGACCGAGGCGGGCCGCCGGATCGACAGCTGGACCAACGGCGGTGAACCGCTGCCGCGGGAGGTGCGGGCCGGGCTCAGGGCCCAGCTCGACCGGGCGCACACGGACGTCGATCTGCGGTACTCCCAGGACGGGCTGGTGATCTTCGCGAGTGCCGACACGTACCAGACGTGGGTGCTGCCGAGAGAGGTCCCGGAGCGCGTGGTGATCAGCGACAGCTACCTCACCAGGAACCTGGTCGCCGCACGGGCCCGGGCCACCCCGTACTGGGTGCTCGTCGTGGCCGCTACCCGCGCCACGCTCTGGGACGGGTCCCAGGGGAGGTTGCGCGAGCACACGGGCAACAGCTTCCCGGTCACCCCTGAGGAGCTGCAGACCGATCCGCAGCGCGAGGAGCGCATCGGTGACGTGGCCAGTACGTTCCAGGACGAGGAGACCCGGCGGTACCTGCGTGACGTGGACAGTGCGCTCGCCGCGGTCCTCGCCGCCACCCCCCGGCCGCTCTTCGTGGTGGGTCTGGCCCCCGCGCTGAGCCTCCTGGAGGACGTGGGGACCGCCACCCGGCACGCGTCGGCCAAGATCCTCACCGGTGGTCTGGTGAACGGCCCCGCACCCGAGCTGTACCGGGAGCTGGAGCCGAGCCTGCGCGAATTCCGGGAGCGGACAGCCGCACGGACGGCGGACCGGCTCGTCGCCGCGCGCGGCAGGCGGACCTTCGCAGCGGGCCTCGACGAGGTGTGGGAGTCGGTACGGGAGGGCCGCGTCGCCCTGCTGGCGGTCGAGGAGAACTTCCAGCGGACCGTGCGGGTGAAGGAGGGCCATCTGATCCCGGTCGATCCGCCGGGACCGGCGACGCCGTCTCCCGACGGCGAGGCCGTCCGTGAGGACATCGTCGATGAGCTCGTGGAGCTGGCGCTGGACACCGGGGCCGAGGTCGTCTTCGTAGCCGACGGCACGCTCGCCGACCACGACCGCATCGCGGCCGATCTGCGCTACTGA
- the glsA gene encoding glutaminase A, producing MAKDSPVIDVVTEALAELHDRLGALRDGAVADYIPQLALADPDTFGLSLVSMYGHRYRAGDAELPFTLQSVSKPFVYALVLSLLGLDEVTRWVGTEPSGEGYNAISLEPDTGRPDNAMINAGAIATTALVPGRTGAERFARILDCLSRFAGRRLDVDETVHASEGETGDRNRALAYLMSSLGALPGPPSVVDTYFRQCAVRVTTGDLAVMAATLGNGGVNPVTGEKVVSETVACQVLAVMASCGMYDASGAWLLRVGLPAKSGVSGGLIAVSPARFGVAVHSPPLDTTGTPVRGIEALRELSERFGLHIMRHPTLSAPTITEADHGARTGLVAAQGALDFTAAERLLHGLSEVAPESGGWVVLDLLDVTSVEPSGASLVASALARLEGEGHRVAVVVDPRAPGGARLTPWQRFPSREEAVAWCERGRSSGGVNDPPPRAD from the coding sequence ATGGCGAAGGACAGCCCCGTAATCGACGTGGTGACGGAAGCCCTGGCGGAGCTCCATGACCGGCTCGGCGCACTGCGGGACGGCGCGGTCGCCGACTACATCCCGCAGCTGGCGCTCGCCGACCCGGACACCTTCGGGCTATCACTGGTGAGCATGTACGGACACCGGTACCGGGCGGGCGACGCGGAACTGCCGTTCACCCTCCAGTCGGTGTCGAAGCCGTTCGTGTACGCGCTCGTACTCTCGCTGCTGGGCCTCGACGAAGTGACCCGGTGGGTGGGTACGGAACCGAGCGGCGAGGGCTACAACGCGATCAGCCTGGAGCCGGACACGGGACGGCCGGACAACGCGATGATCAACGCGGGGGCCATCGCCACCACCGCGCTGGTGCCCGGCCGCACCGGCGCGGAGCGGTTCGCGCGCATCCTGGACTGCCTGAGCCGCTTCGCGGGCCGCCGGCTGGACGTCGACGAGACCGTGCACGCGTCGGAGGGGGAGACCGGTGACCGCAACCGCGCGCTCGCGTACCTGATGAGCAGCCTCGGGGCGCTGCCCGGTCCGCCCTCGGTCGTGGACACCTACTTCCGGCAGTGTGCGGTACGGGTCACCACCGGCGATCTCGCGGTGATGGCGGCGACCCTGGGCAACGGGGGCGTCAACCCGGTGACCGGCGAGAAGGTGGTGTCCGAGACCGTCGCCTGCCAGGTACTCGCGGTGATGGCGTCCTGCGGGATGTACGACGCGTCCGGTGCGTGGCTGCTGCGGGTGGGCCTGCCGGCGAAGAGCGGGGTGTCCGGCGGGCTGATCGCGGTGAGCCCGGCGCGGTTCGGGGTCGCCGTCCACAGCCCGCCCCTCGACACCACGGGCACTCCGGTGCGCGGCATCGAGGCGCTGCGTGAGCTGTCCGAGCGGTTCGGGCTGCATATAATGCGCCATCCCACGCTGTCCGCACCCACCATCACGGAGGCGGACCACGGGGCTCGGACGGGGCTGGTGGCCGCACAGGGCGCGCTGGACTTCACCGCGGCCGAACGGCTGCTGCACGGGCTGTCCGAAGTGGCCCCGGAGTCCGGCGGCTGGGTGGTGCTCGACCTGCTCGACGTGACCAGCGTGGAACCCTCCGGCGCCTCGCTCGTGGCCTCCGCGCTGGCCCGGCTGGAGGGAGAGGGGCACCGGGTGGCCGTCGTGGTCGATCCGCGTGCGCCGGGCGGGGCGCGGCTGACGCCCTGGCAGAGGTTCCCGTCCCGTGAGGAGGCCGTCGCCTGGTGCGAGCGGGGGCGGTCCTCAGGGGGCGTGAACGACCCACCTCCCAGGGCGGACTGA